The following proteins are encoded in a genomic region of Sebastes fasciatus isolate fSebFas1 chromosome 12, fSebFas1.pri, whole genome shotgun sequence:
- the rpa2 gene encoding replication protein A 32 kDa subunit isoform X1: MWNQGGGYNESSAVGGGYTQSPGGFASPALSQGGEKKRTRATQIIPCTVSQMMSASQADEAFRVGDVEVSQVTIVGIIRSTDKSMTNIQYKVDDMTTAPMDVKQWVDTEDPGVDSTVLPPGTYVKVSGNLRSFQNHRSVVAFSVKPLENMNEITSHMMEVVQAHMALGKPQSGAAAAGGGEGGTSSNVTPPPRPVTESTRGSYAGAHDMVNNGLSANQNQVLCLIRGCPEPQGISIQDLKQRLNVMSMAVIKQAVEFLSNEGHIFSTIDEDHYKSTDNDE, translated from the exons ATGTGGAACCAGGGTG GAGGATACAATGAGTCGAGTGCAGTGGGAGGAGGTTACACTCAGTCTCCAGGAGGCTTTGCATCACCTGCTCTCTCccagggaggagagaagaag agAACCCGTGCCACACAGATCATCCCCTGCACAGTGTCTCAGATGATGTCTGCCTCCCAGGCTGATGAGGCCTTCAGAGTGGGAGATGTGGAAGTTTCCCAG GTTACCATTGTGGGTATCATCAGGAGCACAGACAAATCCATGACCAACATCCAGTACAAGGTCGACGACATGACAACTGCTCCCATGGATGTGAAGCAGTGGGTAGACACAGAG GACCCCGGTGTGGACAGCACTGTCCTGCCTCCAGGCACATATGTCAAAGTCTCTGGCAATCTGCGCTCCTTTCAG AACCACAGATCTGTCGTGGCATTCAGCGTCAAGCCCCTGGAGAACATGAATGAAATAACCTCACATATGATGGAGGTTGTTCAAGCGCACATGGCGCTCGGCAAACCTCAG tcgggggcagcagcagcaggaggaggagaaggaggaacgAGCAGCAACGTCACGCCTCCACCACGACCGGTCACGGAAAGCACGAGAGGGAGCTATGCAGGGGCTCACGACATGGTTAACAACGGTTTAAGCGCAAACCAGAATCAG GTGCTGTGCTTGATAAGAGGCTGCCCAGAGCCGCAGGGCATCAGCATTCAGGACCTGAAGCAGAGACTCAACGTCATGAGCATGGCTGTCATAAA GCAAGCAGTTGAATTCCTGAGCAACGAAGGCCACATCTTCTCCACCATCGACGAAGATCACTACAAATCAACAGACAACGACGAGTAG
- the themis2 gene encoding protein THEMIS2: MAGPTSFPLQQFIASLDNSCLPKILQVCSGVYFQGSVYEISGSEVCFSTGDLIKVINIELLSVCCEDISNNETFELPINHTGLFKVVPEEMPYSTVEEMVSLRPVGLESSLPFTFTSRSKITLGNFTLGAERALTVLSIERHEGKEDQVRCHVQGQQEASAEVCIPLSSQGEFKECENEERFTLREIMSSPCLRSRKFRFINTIKREQPLVLSPIYQVQAIMNLRKNILRFPSSLEVDVVDVTELCQDVNFVTPLSLTEVLSQPAESFPTVIEILEGPETRSLFKCSWLPELSKRNHLIFHKTGTSAMVLLSSPKSRKTQQFFLVSQQYGGRFRRRPREFNSVYELYVASVQAPGLKVNVTRNCEEVEEEGLPALSVGEQLEVVCCKTMELPCESSKGQKESVEALLCHRLQEPDDDDDDDDDDEEEVKREDEREEVFLPLYMQGHFVEVIGDNKKYRLRDLGKEFRLPLDVKVVSRDTELETDPLVGFAGLRIEGAMLEPTIQASFPDKPDHCFEIPTQWLSMSVCFTKDALPWPSDQQPKCHVDRVTEVTDAFFYEFRKQGCSDADPPPRPPKRNLSSLKPLKKISKSTKKSSKADKSKHGPDKSSPTKEFANLTLNSKRRPPAPPPPAFLDDQPPPVIPRKNSGGEMTTGKALPNTYVGMEESKKKVLLREISSDVDSDHDYETVDDSFAIMMKDAQEHVMYY, translated from the exons ATGGCAGGCCCAACTTCTTTTCCACTTCAACAATTCATTGCTTCGTTGGACAACTCTTGTCTGCCAAAAATTCTACAGGTTTGCTCTGGAGTGTATTTCCAAG GGTCCGTGTATGAAATTTCTGGGAGTGAAGTGTGCTTTTCTACCGGGGATCTAATAAAGGTCATCAACATTGAACTTCTGTCAGTTTGCTGTGAAGACATCAGCAACAATGAGACGTTTGAGCTGCCGATCAACCACACAG GTTTGTTCAAGGTTGTTCCAGAGGAGATGCCCTACAGCACAGTCGAGGAGATGGTGAGCCTGAGGCCCGTAGGCCTGGAGTCCAGCCTGCCCTTCACTTTCACCAGCCGCTCCAAGATCACCCTTGGCAACTTCACATTGGGGGCCGAGAGAGCTTTGACGGTGCTCTCCATCGAGAGGCATGAGGGTAAGGAGGATCAGGTGCGCTGCCACGTTCAAGGACAACAGGAAGCCTCTGCAGAAGTGTGCATCCCACTCTCATCCCAAGGGGAGTTCAAGGAGTGTGAAAACGAGGAGCGCTTCACTCTGCGGGAGATCATGTCCTCGCCCTGCCTGCGTAGTCGAAAGTTTCGCTTCATCAACACCATCAAGCGTGAACAGCCCCTTGTCCTCAGTCCAATATACCAGGTCCAAGCCATCATGAACT TGAGGAAGAACATCTTGAGGTTTCCCTCCAGCTTAGAGGTGGATGTTGTGGATGTCACTGAGCTGTGTCAGGATGTGAATTTTGTGACCCCGCTCAGTCTGACGGAGGTCCTTTCCCAGCCAGCGGAATCCTTCCCTACAGTAATTGAGATATTGGAAGGCCCAGAGACCCGCTCTCTGTTCAAGTGCAGCTGGCTGCCAGAACTTAGCAAGAGAAACCACCTGATTTTCCACAAGACGGGAACCTCAGCCATGGTTTTATTATCCAGCCCGAAGAGCCGAAAGACACAGCAGTTCTTCCTTGTATCTCAGCAATATGGTGGACGGTTTCGGAGGCGGCCGAGAGAGTTTAATTCGGTGTATGAGCTGTATGTCGCTTCAGTCCAGGCACCGGGTCTGAAGGTGAATGTGACGAGGAACTGTGAGGAGGTCGAAGAGGAGGGCCTGCCTGCCCTCAGTGTGGGAGAACAGCTGGAGGTTGTCTGCTGCAAAACAATGGAGTTGCCTTGTGAAAGCAGCAAGGGACAGAAGGAGTCCGTCGAGGCTCTTTTGTGTCATCGCCTCCAAGAGCCGGATgatgacgacgacgacgacgatgacGACGAAGAGGAGGTCAAGcgggaggatgagagagaggaggttttCCTGCCTCTGTACATGCAGGGTCACTTTGTGGAGGTGATCGGTGATAACAAGAAGTACAGACTCAGGGACTTGGGGAAGGAGTTTAGGTTGCCGCTGGATGTTAAAGTGGTGAGCCGGGACACTGAACTCGAGACCGATCCGCTTGTTGGGTTTGCAGGTCTCAGAATAGAGGGGGCCATGTTGGAGCCCACCATCCAGGCAAGCTTTCCTGACAAGCCGGACCACTGTTTCGAGATCCCAACACAGTGGCTTTCTATGTCTGTCTGTTTTACCAAGGACGCCCTGCCATGGCCCAGCGACCAACAACCTAAGTGCCACGTGGATAGGGTCACCGAAGTGACGGACGCGTTCTTTTATGAATTCCGAAAACAGGGGTGCTCAGATGCGGATCCTCCACCTCGACCACCAAAGCGAAATCTGTCATCTTTGAAgcctttgaaaaaaatatcaaaatccaCAAAGAAATCCTCCAAGGCAGACAAGTCCAAACATGGGCCGGACAAAAGCTCCCCAACCAAGGAGTTCGCCAATTTGACTTTAAATAGCAAACGAAGGCCACCAGCCCCCCCACCTCCA GCTTTCTTGGATGATCAACCCCCACCGGTCATACCCCGAAAGAACTCAGGGGGTGAAATGACGACAGGCAAGGCTCTGCCGAACACTTACGTGGGAATGGAGGAGTCGAAGAAGAAAG TGCTACTGAGAGAAATCTCATCAGATGTGGACAGCGACCATGACTATGAAACTGTGGATGACTCTTTTGCAATAATGATGAAGGACGCACAAGAGCATGTCATGTATTACTAG
- the rpa2 gene encoding replication protein A 32 kDa subunit isoform X2, with amino-acid sequence MWNQGGGYNESSAVGGGYTQSPGGFASPALSQGGEKKRTRATQIIPCTVSQMMSASQADEAFRVGDVEVSQVTIVGIIRSTDKSMTNIQYKVDDMTTAPMDVKQWVDTEDPGVDSTVLPPGTYVKVSGNLRSFQNHRSVVAFSVKPLENMNEITSHMMEVVQAHMALGKPQVAAAGGGEGGTSSNVTPPPRPVTESTRGSYAGAHDMVNNGLSANQNQVLCLIRGCPEPQGISIQDLKQRLNVMSMAVIKQAVEFLSNEGHIFSTIDEDHYKSTDNDE; translated from the exons ATGTGGAACCAGGGTG GAGGATACAATGAGTCGAGTGCAGTGGGAGGAGGTTACACTCAGTCTCCAGGAGGCTTTGCATCACCTGCTCTCTCccagggaggagagaagaag agAACCCGTGCCACACAGATCATCCCCTGCACAGTGTCTCAGATGATGTCTGCCTCCCAGGCTGATGAGGCCTTCAGAGTGGGAGATGTGGAAGTTTCCCAG GTTACCATTGTGGGTATCATCAGGAGCACAGACAAATCCATGACCAACATCCAGTACAAGGTCGACGACATGACAACTGCTCCCATGGATGTGAAGCAGTGGGTAGACACAGAG GACCCCGGTGTGGACAGCACTGTCCTGCCTCCAGGCACATATGTCAAAGTCTCTGGCAATCTGCGCTCCTTTCAG AACCACAGATCTGTCGTGGCATTCAGCGTCAAGCCCCTGGAGAACATGAATGAAATAACCTCACATATGATGGAGGTTGTTCAAGCGCACATGGCGCTCGGCAAACCTCAGGTTG cagcagcaggaggaggagaaggaggaacgAGCAGCAACGTCACGCCTCCACCACGACCGGTCACGGAAAGCACGAGAGGGAGCTATGCAGGGGCTCACGACATGGTTAACAACGGTTTAAGCGCAAACCAGAATCAG GTGCTGTGCTTGATAAGAGGCTGCCCAGAGCCGCAGGGCATCAGCATTCAGGACCTGAAGCAGAGACTCAACGTCATGAGCATGGCTGTCATAAA GCAAGCAGTTGAATTCCTGAGCAACGAAGGCCACATCTTCTCCACCATCGACGAAGATCACTACAAATCAACAGACAACGACGAGTAG